The following are encoded together in the Plasmodium knowlesi strain H genome assembly, chromosome: 8 genome:
- a CDS encoding 50S ribosomal protein L9, apicoplast, putative translates to MRVITFFLLFCLLRLSLRTEAYLSNRVVRANYALYAVRKKKKKKITKMIHITVSADNEIGTKGEIKKVKLSHAFNYIIPQKLGYRSTIDELVEKEKTEYTLKYIDEIRRSFLWTYKKKLDGFNVPFQFPEGQKILVTQDDILHYLLTRGLIRENDDVYDKIKSKKVKLDDVGSYPLKYTFMNNLHIDLTVHVMKVK, encoded by the exons ATGCGGGTTattactttcttccttcttttttgtctACTAAGACTAAGCTTAAGGACAGAGGCGTACCTTAGCAACCGCGTGGTCAGAGCGAATTATGCCCTGTACGCagtgaggaagaagaagaagaaaaaaatcaccaAGATGATTCACATTACTGTGAGCGCAGACAATGAAATAGGAACAAAAG gagaaataaaaaaggtgaagcTTTCGCACGCATTCAACTACATCATACCACAGAAACTGGGTTACAGAAGCACCATCGATGAGTTAgtcgaaaaggagaagactGAATATACGCTCAAGTACATTGACGAAATTAGAAGGAGTTTCCTTTGGACGTACAAAAAGAAGCTTGATGGCTTTAACGTTCCCTTTCAATTTCCTGAGGGACAGAAGATCCTCGTTACCCAAGACGATATCCTTCATTAT CTCCTAACCCGGGGATTAATCCGAGAAAACGACGATGTGTACGATAAgataaaaagcaaaaaggtGAAGCTCGACGACGTTGGAAGCTACCCGTTGAAGTACACCTTTATGAACAACCTCCACATCGACCTGACCGTACACGTGATGAAGGTGAAGTGA
- a CDS encoding YTH domain-containing protein 2, putative, giving the protein MNPGSLFPAVPPPPPPLSFQGINSLYTSARTKFFLIKSSSDKNISISLNFNIWATTPKNEHKFVSAFRENDYVILIFSVNGSSKFCGYAVMRSMPGESQNGNVYFYYDDKIFRGRNFDIQWIRVVDVSFQEVSHLKNGLNENKPIKVGRDGQEIEQMAGIKLCEVFEAKYLSMASCADQGVQEEIQSNGANQPNQANQTNQTNQSNQTNQSNQTNQTNQSNQTNQAKQSKQTSSTNYETSTNLPTSSPCEEEKRECVKLFPLGNNLNINYTAFKRIYAESQFNLVNIYNPALHVFPIDLTNMSYDEYIDLYEATQRVWHRKMLQLRLGR; this is encoded by the exons ATGAACCCTGGAAGTTTGTTCCCCGCGGTGCCACCGCCCCCTCCTCCCCTGTCATTCCAGGGCATCAATAGTTTAT ACACAAGTGCGAGGACcaaattctttttaatcAAAAGCTCGTCAGACAAGAATATTTCCATTTCGTTGAACTTTAACATTTGGGCTACCActccaaaaaatgaacataagtTTGTTTCTGCTTTTAGG GAAAATGATTATGTGATACTGATCTTCTCCGTCAATGGGAGCTCCAAGTTTTGCGGCTACGCCGTCATGCGATCGAT GCCGGGCGAATCCCAAAACGGCAATGTCTACTTCTACTATGATGACAAAATATTTCGAGGGCGAAACTTTGATATTCAGTGGATTAGAGT CGTTGACGTGTCCTTTCAAGAAGTGTCTCACTTAAAAAACGGCTTGAACGAAAATAAACCAATCAAAGTTGGGCGTGATGGACAG GAAATAGAACAAATGGCCGGCATAAAATTGTGCGAGGTCTTCGAAGCGAAATACCTGAGCATGGCTTCTTGCGC AGACCAAGGTGTGCAAGAGGAGATACAGTCAAATGGAGCGAACCAGCCAAACCAAGCAAATCAAACAAACCAAACAAACCAATCAAACCAAACAAACCAATCAAACCAAACAAACCAAACAAACCAATCAAACCAAACAAATCAGGCGAAACAGTCCAAACAGACGAGTAGCACAAATTACGAGACAAGCACAAACCTTCCAACGAGCAGCCCGTgcgaggaagagaaaagggaatGCGTAAAACTCTTCCCCCTGGGGAACAACTTAAATATAAACTACACTGCCTTCAAAAGGATCTATGCGGAATCGCAATTCAACTTAGTCAATATATACAATCCCGCACTCCACGTCTTCCCGATCGACCTCACCAACATGAGTTACGACGAGTACATTGATTTGTATGAGGCAACGCAGCGGGTGTGGCACCGGAAGATGCTCCAGTTGCGCTTAGGTCGTTAG
- a CDS encoding SECIS-binding protein 2, putative, producing MNGRSERIPHLGRSNPPEGPMKHPSKKVVQKKMETQIKRRDDNTTKQRHMQIGDRVVKIIFTSDKKKRKEQKKRKEINMLISQKRKKKKEFEKKKKMVRKMNNMIRTEREKGNVYFLPKKFRPKKKTKRKKLILLEKEVKQSVYNDLLRETQNGGSRGQLKITLRHMERLSKCSKEGYIKFIARKVRCRAMGHTDSANYRWGEMKKEERRRRDSWDGQHLEGASTSAMVDETKIGEEVARVRRFLLLWGGKFPRGGVKRSGIDESIRKDAEIETPQCADSVNPSEAEHDEGDLVNREKIKERILKNEKIMNYIKTTKVQKKTYLNEYVDQVITEELNNMVKSFLEKISKSQEKLFLLRKKKKRYYLGLRESYRHICIDNPKLVLLAPNIEPMTNGVFDDQVNKIICKCREKGIPLVYALSKNLLGKCIKKSRQSVICIVDNDSYIRECEEIVRLANSLRRHAPVSTHDMTISSTLSAP from the coding sequence ATGAACGGTCGCTCTGAGAGGATTCCCCACCTGGGGAGAAGCAACCCTCCGGAGGGACCGATGAAGCACCCTTCTAAAAAAgtagtacagaaaaaaatggaaacccAAATTAAACGAAGAGACGACAATACCACAAAACAGAGACACATGCAGATCGGAGATAGAGTTGTGAAAATCATCTTCACCagtgataagaaaaaaaggaaggaacaaaaaaaaagaaaagaaattaatatGCTCATAagtcaaaaaagaaaaaaaaaaaaagaatttgaaaaaaagaaaaagatggtCCGTAAGATGAATAACATGATTAGGACAGAACGGGAAAAAGGcaatgtgtattttttaccaaaaaaatttcgaccaaaaaaaaaaaccaagcGGAAGAAGCTTATCTTGCTCGAGAAGGAAGTAAAGCAAAGTGTCTACAATGACTTACTGAGGGAAACTCAAAATGGAGGTTCCAGGGGGCAACTCAAAATAACACTTCGCCATATGGAGAGATTATCAAAATGTAGCAAAGAAGGCTACATAAAATTTATTGCTAGAAAAGTGAGGTGCAGAGCTATGGGACACACCGATTCTGCTAACTATAGATGGggtgaaatgaaaaaggaggaacgaAGGAGACGTGATTCATGGGATGGTCAGCATTTGGAAGGAGCCTCCACTAGTGCAATGGTtgatgaaacaaaaataggTGAAGAAGTTGCCCGCGTGAGAAGGTTTCTTCTCCTGTGGGGGGGTAAATTCCCAAGAGGAGGTGTGAAGAGAAGTGGGATCGATGAATCAATTCGAAAAGACGCGGAAATTGAAACCCCCCAATGCGCAGATAGCGTCAACCCCAGTGAGGCAGAACATGATGAGGGGGATCTCGTCaacagggaaaaaataaaagaacgcATTCTcaagaacgaaaaaattatgaactaCATAAAAACCAccaaagtgcaaaaaaaaacgtaccTTAACGAGTATGTAGATCAGGTAATAACGGAGGAGCTAAATAATATGGTTAAatcatttttggaaaaaatttccaaatCGCAGGAAAAACTGTTTTtactgagaaaaaaaaagaaaaggtacTACTTGGGTCTTCGGGAGAGTTACAGGCACATTTGTATAGACAACCCGAAGTTGGTTCTTTTGGCGCCGAACATTGAACCAATGACAAACGGGGTGTTCGATGACCAggtgaataaaataatttgcaaGTGTCGGGAAAAGGGCATACCCTTGGTCTATGCTTTAAGCAAGAACTTGCTCGGTAAATGCATTAAAAAATCTAGGCAGAGCGTTATATGCATTGTAGACAACGACTCCTACATAAGGGAGTGCGAAGAGATTGTGAGGTTGGCAAACTCTCTCAGGCGTCATGCTCCTGTTAGCACGCATGACATGACCATTAGTTCCACTCTGAGTGCACCCTGA
- a CDS encoding 60S acidic ribosomal protein P2, putative → MAMKYVAAYLMCVLGGNENPTAKEVKNVLDAVNAGVEEDVLTNLMNSLNGKCYHELISEGMKKLQNIGGGGGGAAAVATADTADVKAEEKKEEKKEEEEEEEDDLGFSLFG, encoded by the coding sequence ATGGCAATGAAATACGTGGCGGCCTACCTCATGTGTGTTTTGGGAGGCAATGAAAACCCAACTGCAAAGGAAGTGAAGAATGTCCTGGATGCTGTCAACGCAGGAGTAGAGGAAGATGTACTAACAAATTTGATGAACTCACTAAACGGAAAATGCTACCACGAGTTAATTTctgaaggaatgaaaaagttacaaaataTTGGTGGTGGTGGAGGAGGAGCTGCCGCTGTGGCTACAGCTGATACAGCTGATGTGAAGgctgaggagaagaaagaagaaaagaaggaagaggaagaagaagaggaagatgactTAGGATTTTCTCTCTTTGGTTAA